The following nucleotide sequence is from Zea mays cultivar B73 chromosome 1, Zm-B73-REFERENCE-NAM-5.0, whole genome shotgun sequence.
AAGAACATCAAGGTCCAGATGGTCATGGTTACTTCTAGGGTCCAGCAAAGAAAGAGAACCCGAACAGCATATGAGTTTTGAAGTTGATGCTATGGCAATTGAGAAGTATAAGAAAAGAATATGGTTCTAATTAAACTGCTCTCAATTGCTGACATATATTAATCTAATATATGGAATATGGATAAAGTGAGCATAACACATCCTTTCCCCTTGTATGTATATAAGAAGATTGTTGCATTTGAGAAATTAAATTAGTAAAATGCAATTCATTACTTCATCAGCTAGCTTTTCTGAATATAAAGAAAACTTTAAAATACTAGTTTTTTCTCAAATGGTGCATGAAAGATGTGTGCCATTCCATCAAGAGTAAGCATTTAACAGTTTTTTATTAGTGCAGCATATATCTTTTTATTGCTAATGCATATATAAACTAAATACTACTTTCTTGCATCATCAAATATGATTATTCTAGAAAAAAATACATACTTCAGTGCTGCAGCACCCCCATTCTTGCATATCTCGCCAGCACAGAAAGCAGCATTTCTCCTATTAGTAGCATCAGATGATGCAAGCTCTTTCAACACCAAAGGCATTATCTTCTGAAGAACCCAAATGAAACAGTATGAAGGGGCCGCTGAAATGATTAAAATTCATAGACATTCAAAAATGCAGACATACATCAACATAAGCAGATATTGGAGCACCCATTTCCTGAGCAACCTCAGCTAAGGTTGCAACAACCATAGTCTTATCTTGGGGAGGATGGGGAGATTTCTGCATTTATTCCAGGAAGTAGTTTCAAAAGCAAAACACAAGACAACCATGTGTTTAAAAAATATAGAACTTTTATTGAATTAATTAACCAATAGGTGTCGAGCAAACAGGACTATGGAATATGTGCAAAGAGATAGGGTAAGAGGGTAACATACAGCAAATTTCATCAACGGATCAAATAATTTTGCAAATATGGGATCAAAATAAGATCCCATCACTTTTGCAAAAGCAGGCAAAAGATCTGAAACTGCATCCATGAGGACTTCATCATGGTCAATGTCGCCATCATCCTCACCATCTGACTCTACTTGCTGACAGCTTGATTCTTGGCGTAAAAGGACCAGTGTTACCTCAGCAAGCCTCAGCATGTCTGAAAGAAAGCACAGAAGGGACAGTCTTTAACAAGACATAGTATTTTCAGACAAACCAGTACTGGACAGGCACAGCTTACAAGGCTCAATTGCAGCAAAACCACAGTCCTTCACAATGTCTGCTACACTCATGCAAGCTTGTGCAACTACCTCTTTATCGTCATCCTCTGTCATAGTCTTGATGTAGATGTTCAGAACAGTATCTGGAATAAATGTAGCATGGTTATTTGCTATCAAACAGGCCAAATGAACTTAAAATGTGGTATATCAGGCATTTACCAAGGACATCCTTCTGTTTCTCTAGTACATCCTGTGTGGTACAAAAGAAAACATATTTTCATCAAAACAAATCTTTAAATCGCCAGAAGGTACAAAGGAAGTAGCATATGATTATTAGCACAACGAAATACTCACAGCATGTGCAGGAGGTATTGCCCTAACTGCAGTTAGAATATCTGCAAGAAGGGTTAACGATGTAATTACTAACAAAACCATAAAATCACATTTTACGAAACATTATAGAAACAAATATACATTATACTAGTGATAAATTATGAAGTACAGATTATTCAAATTGATTAACAACATACCATTCTGGATTTTATGCAAAATATTGTTGGAGTAGCACTTCTATTGTTTTCCTGTAATTATCATATAAAAATAGTTGGATCCTGCACTACCATTTGGTGAGTCCATGAGTTTACCTCTACCAAATGTTTTGTTAAGTTTTGGCATTCCAATATGAAATAAGCTGGCTGGTAACCTCAATGCACAGACAATAGTTATAAGGCTATCTCCACCAGCTTACTCATCCTCATCTCTCATTTCAAACTCCACTATGTAAACAGTGCAGTTTACAGTGTAAAACAGTGTTTTCCATGACCATATGAACGGTCTGCTGGTCATAGCCTAAAAGCACTTCGTTTAGAAGGCCCCACTTCACTGGATTATCTGCCCCTTTTCACCTTGTACTTCAGTAATTCAGTTAGTTGTAGACAACTTCACATAGTGCAGACTGCAGAATATGTTTTAAGATATTTAATTTCATTCGCTAAATATATATTTTTTGTGAGTACTGATTTCTTACAGTTACAAATTAAGCAATCAACTCTTCTTTTTATTGAACCATTTCGCCTAACAATGAAATTTCCATAATGCTGATGAGAAATAAGGGGTAAGTTACGTTTCAAAGATATGACTGCCTGCAGCCTGACATCTTCATGGAAATAACCACTGTGCCGGATCAAAATCTTCAGTGACTCCTCCAGATACCTAGTGTCAGTCAAGGAAATTTGGAAAGGTGAAACTGTGACTAGAGCAGCTTAGCATTTCTTAAACTCTCCAGCAGCTTACTCATCCTCATATTTAAACTTTACTCTACGAacagtgcaaaacagtgttttcGATGACCATATGGATGAACTGCTGGAGACGCCCTAAAGGATACGGAGCATAGGCACTCTTCGTGTGTAGTGCGAAAAAACCAATAGCCTGTGTTGCAGCAGCTTTCTCATCTAATACTCCAGTCCTCACACTGATATTTCTAACTCTTGGTTCATCATTAACATCGTCATCAGATGAAACACCGCCAAATCCATTTTCAATGCTATCGGCATCATCAATGTCCACAGCAGAACCATCATCCAAGTTGCAGGAAGAAAATACGAGAGGGACAACATGAGGAAGATACTGAAACGTGAAACAACTCACTTTGGTAAATGCAAAACATCAATCAGAAATTAAATAAACTTTTAAAGACCCTTGTTACCTGTGTAAAACTATCACCCAAAATTTCAGCAACGTTACTAAAGAAACCATGAGTGTACTCTCTGAGTTCACTGTAATCCAATCCAAAACCCTGCGAGTATGAAGAACATAAAGGTTGCACTCAACGCTGTAAAAGTAACTCTGTAACTGAGGTTAATGAAACCACAACTTACAGAAATAGAAGCCTCAATAAAAGGAGGCAATATTGCTTCAATTCTTGCTCTGCCAACTGCCATTGCTACTATCCCAACAACTTCAGTAGCCCTAGCACGTGCACACAGATCTTCGTCATTAATTAGCACCATAAAACCTTTCATCATCTCAAGGACTTTTTCGGCATATGGGGTAAAAGCCTGCTCCGCAGCAGCAGCCACTGAACCAATTGCAGACTGCAGAAGATATCATCATTGTCAAAATAAAAGATGATTTTATGTTAAAATGGTTATCATCTTTTCAGTACACAAGTTATCTAATACTATATATTACTACACACCATGCATGTCTCCTGCAAGTTCCGAGGACTGCTCTGCAAAGACATAACCAATCTGCATATCAAGGGCTCTAGATACGGTAGGATATCTTCACCCATGTCCTCACAGAATGCTGCAAGAGCATAATATGACTTCTCCTGCAAGAACAAATGAATTAATTTATTATATTGCCAAGTTTACCATCCAACCTAAACAATTATGGAAAAGGTTGTTGCCTTGCTGCCCATTTAGAATAGAAAACATCATCCGCATTTGTTGACTATACCTTAACTTCATCTGATGGGTCTTCAAGAGCATTTAGAATGCATGGAAGTACACTCGCATAATGAGATAAAATTTCTGGTTGCAAGTGTTCAGCAAACTGACCAAGTGCAAAAGATGCAGCACCTCTAACCATTTGTTCTTGGTCTTTTAAAGCTTCCAAAACAATTTTCAGACAATCCTCCAACTTATCTTTCAAATGTTCACAACAACCCTCGGAGATAACACCAAGTGACGTCACAGCAGCCTCACGATACTTTGGATTAATGTGATGAAAGCTCAGAGAAGCAAACTCAAGAACTGGTGCAAGAACGTGCCTTGGTAAGTTGATAGCCATTGTATCAATGACCTCGGCAGCAGAACGATCTGCTGCTAGATCAGAATCTTCATCTTCATTAGCTGTTTCCGTAAGCAATGGGCACATAACTTGCAGGATAGGTACAACCAGCTTGTGCTTTTTCAAGAAAGATGCTTTAAATTTTACCAGCCATGAAATTATCTGGATAGCCTGAAAcaaccatttgaaacaacttagtAATCTGTAAATAAGTTGGGAGATATATTAGAGGATGCTGAGGGCTAATCAAACCTGTTGCCTTATATTTATTTCCAAATCCTGGTTTGCAGAAACTTCCAGCGAGAATTGCACAATTGACCTCACAGAGTCTCCAAGAAGTGGTGCAGGAGATTCAATTAGTTCGTCAAAAATTTCAAACGCAATGGAAGCAACATCTTCTTCTCCATTAGCAAGACACTGTCTTGATATATTCAAGATACTGGGAACAAAATCCCGAAACATTTTTACCTACGGAATGTACACACATATGGTCACAAGTTCACAACATTAGCCAGTGGCAATGTGTCAAATAGTATATTCTGCAAGAACAATCATCAAACaaaaaaaaactcggccggggagggaaagaccgcccttCCAAGTCGGTTTGGACCAATCGCGATTAATCGCCCAAGTCGGTCAGCCATAACGACCAGCAAGTCATTCGACTTGAAAACAAAGCAAGAAGATAGTGGAGGATGCAGACAACATATATACACTTAAAACAAGTCCTCAAAACTCTAGGAGAATAGTATCCGCACTGTTAGCAAGGTGAAATTGTGGTCGTAAATTGCAACAGCAAGAAGATAGTGGAGGATGCAGACAACATATATACACTTAATCATCCAAGTCGGTTTGGACCAATCGCGATTAATCGCCCAAGTCGATCAGCCATAACGACCAGCAAGTCATTCGACTTGAAAACAAAGCAAGAAGATAGTGGAGGATGCAGACAACATATATACACTTAAAACAAGTCCTCAAAA
It contains:
- the LOC100383753 gene encoding uncharacterized protein LOC100383753; its protein translation is MAQSLELLLIQFLMPDNDARRQAEEQIRRLARDPQVVPALVHHLRTAKTPNVRQLAAVLLRKKITSHWPKLPADSKASLKQALIDSITLDHSHPVRRASANVVSIIAKYAIPAGEWPELLPFLFQCSQSPQEDHREVALILFSSLTETIGATFQSHLNNLQPILLKCLQDETSSRVRIAALKAVGSFIEYVNDGGDIVKMFRDFVPSILNISRQCLANGEEDVASIAFEIFDELIESPAPLLGDSVRSIVQFSLEVSANQDLEINIRQQAIQIISWLVKFKASFLKKHKLVVPILQVMCPLLTETANEDEDSDLAADRSAAEVIDTMAINLPRHVLAPVLEFASLSFHHINPKYREAAVTSLGVISEGCCEHLKDKLEDCLKIVLEALKDQEQMVRGAASFALGQFAEHLQPEILSHYASVLPCILNALEDPSDEVKEKSYYALAAFCEDMGEDILPYLEPLICRLVMSLQSSPRNLQETCMSAIGSVAAAAEQAFTPYAEKVLEMMKGFMVLINDEDLCARARATEVVGIVAMAVGRARIEAILPPFIEASISGFGLDYSELREYTHGFFSNVAEILGDSFTQYLPHVVPLVFSSCNLDDGSAVDIDDADSIENGFGGVSSDDDVNDEPRVRNISVRTGVLDEKAAATQAIGFFALHTKSAYAPYLEESLKILIRHSGYFHEDVRLQAVISLKHILTAVRAIPPAHADVLEKQKDVLDTVLNIYIKTMTEDDDKEVVAQACMSVADIVKDCGFAAIEPYMLRLAEVTLVLLRQESSCQQVESDGEDDGDIDHDEVLMDAVSDLLPAFAKVMGSYFDPIFAKLFDPLMKFAKSPHPPQDKTMVVATLAEVAQEMGAPISAYVDKIMPLVLKELASSDATNRRNAAFCAGEICKNGGAAALKYYGDILRSLHNLFSNSESDDAVRDNAAGAIARMIMVQPQSIPLNQVLPVFIKALPLKEDHEESMTVYGCVCGLLLSSHPQILPLVPDVIHVFAQVVVSPDESDEVKTNIGKAISHLISVYGQQMQPILSALPPAHANALASFASRR